GATTCCGCACGCACCACGGCGCAACGTCGCCGTGCTGACCGTCGCCCCCACCGGCACCACCAGCATGCTGATGGGTGTTTCCAGCGGCATCGAACCCGTCTTCTCGCCCTTTATCTGGCGCAAGATCGGCAGCGAGTACCGCGCGCTGCTGCACCCGCTGTTCGTGGAGCTGCTCGAAACCTACCCGCCCGCTGCCAACATGGCGGTCCAGGACGAACGCGGCGAAGAAAAGTGGGACTGGGACAAGGTCACGGACGCCGTGAGCGGCAACCACGGTTCGGTGCAGGGTCTGGAGTTCATACCGCAGGCTTTGCGCGCGGTGTTCGTGTGCGCGCACGACATCAAACCGGTCGATCACGTGCGCATGCAGGGCGTGGTGCAGCGGGCTTTCGACGCCGAAGGATACGCGGCCAACAGCCTCAGCAAGACCATCAACCTGCCCAACGAAGCCACCGTTCAGGATGTTCAGGACGCCTACAACGAGGCCTTCAGGACCGGCTGCAAGGGCATCACGGTGTATCGTGACGGCTCGCGCCAGTTCCAGGTGCTCTCGACCAGCAAGAGCAAGAAAAAAGCCGAACACACCGAGGAAGCTGCTGCCGAAGTCATGGGTGAAGCCGGCGGCACGCCGGGCAGTGAGACACCAAAACCGGAGGTCAGGATGGACGCCAAACCGCAAGTTCCTGCCTTTAAACCCGGCAAACCCGTCTACGAGCGTCCCGCCCGTCTGAGCGGCATCACCGACATGGTGAAACTGACCGACCCCACCAGCGGGCACCGACGCAGCTTTCTGGTGACCGTCAACCATCTGCACGGCAAACCGGTGGAAGTCATGGTGATCTCGGGCCGCGCGGGTGACGAGGCCAACGCCGACAGTGAAGCGCTGGGCCGGGTGGTCAGCATCGCCCTGCAGTACGGCGTGCCTGCCGAAGCCCTCATCAAGACCATGCGTGGCATCAACGGCGGACTGTATGGCAGTTACAACGGCCGTCTGGTCGGCTCCAAGGCCGATCTGATCGCCGTGGCGCTGGAGACCTTTCGCAGCGGCGAGGTGAGTCTGCCGCCGCTCGCCGGAGGAAGCGGAGAGCTGCCCGACGTGCCCCTGCTGAACGCCGAGGGAATTAGCGCGGAAAGTGCGGCCAAAGGGCAGAAGTGCCCCGTGTGCGATACCAACGCGCTCGTCCAGGAAGAAGGCTGCCTGAAATGCCAGGCCTGCGGCTACAGCAAATGCGGCTAATTTGCTCGAACCGTTAAATCGCCTGCGACTCTACGCTTTACGCCAGATCGCCAATTTCAGCGCCACGGCCAGGGTCCCTGCTCCTTCCCGGTGAAGTTCGAGAGACAACACCTCAAGCTTCACCGGACGGGGCTGAGGCAAGCGACGAGAAAAAAGACTTCCGGTGTTGTGAACATTCTCTCGGGAGGCCCGTTACACCGCGGCCCTTGTTCCGGCTGCCATGCCCCAACACGGGAAGCAGCGCTGAGCGTCCGTCTCTCGGACGGCAGGCTGGAATCAGGGTTCTCGTGCAGCGGTCACCCGCTATGCTGGAGACAGGATGAAACCGCTTCCTGCCCTGCTCGCCCTGCTGGTCATTGCGGCCGTGGCGATCGCGGTGCTGACCGCCACACCCTGGCTGCTGGTGGGGGCGCTGCTGCTGGCCTGCGCGGTGCTGACCGTGCTGCTGCTCGCTTCGCAGGCCGAGGTGCGCCGTCTGAGGCGCTCGGGTCCGAGTTCGCAGGAAAGCAGGCGGGAGCTGCCCGGCGAGCCCAGCGCGACGCGGCTGCCCGACCTGAGCACCACGCAGGAAAAAGTGCCGGTGGCGCGTGGCGCACGCGCGAAACCCACCCCGGTGCGCTCAGACCCTTCTGCTTCCCCGGAGCCGCTCAGTTCACGCGCCGGAGAGATCATCGCCCGTCATGCGGGCCGCCTGCCCGAGGCGGTGCTGCAACGCACGCACACCATCCTGAAGCGCCTGGAGGAAGTCGATACCCTCATCCGCCTGGGGCGCGTGGAGCACGAAAACGCCCACCTCGCGCGCCGGATCGCCCTGGAGTTCTTGCCCGAATCCCTAGAAGGCTACCTGCTGCTGCCGCCCAGCCAGGCGATGACCTTGCACCTGGTGCCTGGCAAGACGGGGTATGACCTCTTGATGGAAGAACTCAGCGCGCTCGGGCGGGCCAGCAAGGACCTGCTGAACCAGACGGCCCTCAGCGAAGGGCAGGCCCTGCTGGTCAACCACGAGTTCATTCGCGAGAAGTTCCGCAGTGCCCGGCGCGAATTTGACGTTTAAGAATCTGAGCCTGCAACGCTATCAGCCTGTCGCGCGTACTGAATCTCAACATCCTCAGCTCCTCAGGAGCCCCTACGAGATATGAACTCTCGTTCTACCCTGCCACCCGATCCATCCGACCCCAGCGAGGCACCTATGAGCACTGTCAGTCAACCCGTCAAGCTGCTGACCATCAGCGTAATCTTGCAGACGCTGGTATTTGTGCTGATCTTCGCGTTCGGTCTGTTGCCTTCGACCTGGTGGTGGATGCTCTGGATCCTGGCACTGAGTGTCGTGCCCTCAGGACTCCGTTTGCGAGACGCGCTGCGGGGCAAGACGTCCTCGATCAGTCCAAACCTTCTGCTGCTCTTGTCACTGATCCTTCTTGTCGCGATCCTGCTGCGCCTGTATCAAGTCCACGCGTACTGAACCTCAACATCCTCAGGAGAAGCCATGAAACTCGAACCCCCCGTCACCCTCGAAAAACTCGAAGCGCCCGAAAGCGTGCAGCCGCAGCAGACCGCGGGTATCGTGGAACTTCAGCCCGAGCAGATCCGCAAGCTCGACGCACAGATTCAGTCGTTTCTGGAAGTGGTGCTGCGTGAGAATGCCCACTCCGAGGTGTTCAGGCAGAAAGTGCAGGCCGTGCACGACCTGGGTGCCGAAGAGATTCGCAAGGCGGCCGCTACCTCCAACCGCCTGCTGGAAAAACCCGTGCAGGCGCTCAAGGAAGGAACCGAGGGCGGCACCGGGCACGTCGCCAAGGGCCTGATCGATTTGCGGCGCGTGGTGGAGGACCTCGACCCGAACCGCGGTTTGACGCCGAAGAAACTGCTGGGCATTTTCCCCATGGGCAACAAGGTCCGCGATTACTTCCTGAAGTACGAAAGCGCGCAAAAGCACCTGAACGCCATTATCAGCAGCCTGTACAGCGGCAAGGACGAGCTGATCAAGGACAACATCGCCATCGAGCAGGAAAAAGTGGCGCTCTGGAGCCTGATGCAAAAGCTGCGCGGCTACGCCTACGTGGGGCAGAAGCTCGATGAGGCCCTGAGTGCCCGCGTGGACTCGCTGGCCACCTCTGATCCCGAAAAAGCGCGCGTGGTGCGCGAGGAGATGCTCTTCGCCGCGCGCCAGAAAGTGCAGGATCTGCTGACACAGCTGGCCGTCAGCGTGCAGGGCTACCTGGCGCTCGACTTGATTCGCAAGAACAACCTCGAACTCATCAAGGGCGTCGACCGCGCGACGACCACCACCATCAGCGCCCTGCGCACCGCCGTGATGGTCAGTCAGGCCCTGGGGCAGCAGAAGCTGGTGCTCGACCAGATCGGCGCCCTCAACGCCACGACGTCCTCGATGATCGAGAACACCTCGGCGCTGCTGCGCCAGCAGACGGCCCAGACCTACCAGCAGGCCGCCGACGCCAGCGTGGACGTCGAGGCACTCAAGCGGGCTTTTGACAACGTGTACGCCACCATGGACGCCATCAGCGAGTACAAGACCCAGGCGCTCAGCGCGATGCAGCAGAACGTCCGGGTGCTGGCCGAGCAGGTGGACGGCGCGCAGAAGTACCTCGACCGTGTGCAGGGAGAGACCGTGCGGGAAGTGGCGACTTCGGTCAGCGCTCCGGCCCGCAAGGACTTCGAAAGCTGACCGGAAGGAAGAAAAGAGCGCGGCCCACCGGGCGCGCTCTTTTCTTCCTTCAGCGCGGCCCGAACGCCGCCTGGGCCGCTTCGCGCGCGGCGCGTTCCAGCGCCCGTGACAGCGCCTCGCGGTCGGTGAGGGCGCGCACCTGACCCAGCTCGTGTGCGCTGATGTGCGCCCGCACGGTCCACTGCGCGTTTTCCTGTACGACGCGCGCGGGAATGCGCGCCAGCAGACGGCACAGCTCGGCGAGGTACACGGCGTGCAGCGGATCCTGCGCCCGCAAGACCCGCTCGGGACGCGCGAGGCGCCTGGCCTCGCGCGTCACGACGCCTTGCACGGTGTCCTTGATGCTCATTCCGCCCACCGCCAGCACGGTCTCTTCTGAGATCGAACGCGCCGCCTGCAGCAGGTGGGTTTCCTCGACCTCATCGTCGGCGAGCGCGTGCAGCCAGCCGGGCGCGAGTGCCTCGACGAGTTTCGAGATGCTCAAGCGGGAGAGGATCAGGCGGCGTTCGTCCTCGCTGAGATCCGGCTCATCAACCAAAGCCGCCAGGGCGGCGCTCACGGTTTCCTCGTCGTCGACGCTGAGGGCCAGCAGGTGCGTGTCGGCTGCCCGGTGCGCTTCGGCGCCTGTCACGTCGGTCGAGCGCGGCAGGTGAGGTTCGAG
The Deinococcus peraridilitoris DSM 19664 genome window above contains:
- a CDS encoding toxic anion resistance protein, yielding MKLEPPVTLEKLEAPESVQPQQTAGIVELQPEQIRKLDAQIQSFLEVVLRENAHSEVFRQKVQAVHDLGAEEIRKAAATSNRLLEKPVQALKEGTEGGTGHVAKGLIDLRRVVEDLDPNRGLTPKKLLGIFPMGNKVRDYFLKYESAQKHLNAIISSLYSGKDELIKDNIAIEQEKVALWSLMQKLRGYAYVGQKLDEALSARVDSLATSDPEKARVVREEMLFAARQKVQDLLTQLAVSVQGYLALDLIRKNNLELIKGVDRATTTTISALRTAVMVSQALGQQKLVLDQIGALNATTSSMIENTSALLRQQTAQTYQQAADASVDVEALKRAFDNVYATMDAISEYKTQALSAMQQNVRVLAEQVDGAQKYLDRVQGETVREVATSVSAPARKDFES